A stretch of Malus sylvestris chromosome 11, drMalSylv7.2, whole genome shotgun sequence DNA encodes these proteins:
- the LOC126590308 gene encoding uncharacterized protein LOC126590308, which yields GKTDEFELKSSLLHHIPKYHGLSMEDPNKHLKEFEVVCSSMTPINVDGSILMMKAFPFSLLEKAKDWLYELAPGTVTSWDSMKRAFLEKFFPTSRVILLRKRISGIQQNPGESFPSYYERFKSLVASCPQHQMKEELLIQYFYEGLLPMERQMLDASAGGALVDKTPGAAKVLIANRAHNAQQYEGVGQRDPPRPQVNEVSSMPEIQSQLADLTSIVSQLAEGMKIHGPSVCGVCSMQGHANDQCPDILETFRKVQVNIPLLDAIKQVPRYAKFLKELCTTRRRISNKEVVQVSENVSAVLQRKLPPKCKDPGSFTIPCVIGNTKFEHCMLDLGASINVMPYSIYASMNLGELKNDGVIIQLADRSNAYPKGVLEDVLVQVGNLIFPADFYVLDMEDSPHSTPLPILLGRPFMKTARTKIDVFKGTLTMEFDGEVIDFNLSESIKFPKDDHSCFSIDIIDDLAQDFLDCLERDTLETTIAQGIGHKNGVAVPRSEDEAEIVAALESLPQPHGKPSNPISIPVSTNKMLPSVIQAPVLELKPLPDHLKYVFLGD from the exons ggcaagaccgacgaattcgagttgaagtcaagcttgttgcaccacattccgaaataccatgggctttccatggaagatcccaacaagcatctcaaggagttcgaggttgtttgttcgagcatgacacccatcaatgttgacgggagtattctgatgatgaaggcctttccattctcacttttggaaaaggcgaaagattggctttacgagttagcacccggaacggttacatcttgggatagtatgaaaagagctttcttggagaagtttttcccaacttcaagagtcattcttttgaggaaacggattagtggcatccaacaaaacccaggtgaatcgtttccttcttattatgaacgttttaaatcacttgttgcttcttgtccacagcatcaaatgaaggaggagctgctcattcaatatttctacgaaggactccttcccatggaacgccaaatgcttgatgcctcggcggggggtgcgttggtggataaaactccgggggctgcaaaagttctaattgccaaccgagcacataatgcacaacaatacgaaggtgttggacaaagagaccccccacggccacaagtgaatgaggtaagttctatgcccgagattcaatcccaattagctgaccttacttctattgtttctcagttggccgagggaatgaagattcatggaccaagtgtgtgtggcgtgtgttctatgcaaggacatgccaacgatcaatgccct gacattctagagacctttcggaaagttcaagtcaatatcccgctccttgatgcgattaagcaagtcccgaggtatgctaagttcttaaaagaactttgtacaacaaggagaaggatttcgaacaaagaggtggtccaggtaagtgaaaacgtctctgctgtgttacaaaggaaattaccccctaaatgcaaagatccgggtagttttacaattccatgcgttattggtaatactaagtttgaacattgcatgttagacttaggggcttcgattaatgttatgccatactcgatttatgcatctatgaacttaggtgagcttaaaaatgatggtgtgataattcaattagccgatcgttctaatgcatatccaaagggtgttttggaagatgttttggtgcaggttggtaacttgatttttccagcggatttctacgtgcttgacatggaggattcaccccattccaccccattgccgattctattagggaggcccttcatgaaaacagcccgcaccaagatagatgtgtttaaaggaactttaacgatggaatttgatggggaagtcattgattttaatctttctgaaagtattaaatttcctaaggacgatcattcttgcttttctattgatataattgatgatttggcgcaggatttcctcgattgtttggagagggatacacttgaaacgacaattgcacaaggaattgggcacaaaaatggtgttgccgtgcctagaagtgaggatgaggccgagatagtggctgcccttgagtcactccctcaaccccatggtaagccttctaacccaatttcaattccagtttccactaataagatgttaccctcagtgattcaggcacccgtacttgagcttaaaccgttacccgatcatttaaagtacgtttttctgggagac